The Sandaracinus amylolyticus genomic interval TCGTCGTCCTCCAGGGCGTGATCAACGAGCTCGAGCGCGACATCCAGGAGACGCAGCTGAGCGCGAGCCGATGGCGCACCGAGCGCGAGTGCGATCGGCTCCGCATCGACTCCGTGCCGTCGATGAACTCGCGGCTCCGCTCGCTGCAGGAGCTGACCCTCGAGACGTACCAGGTCGCGCTGCAGATCGAGCTCGCGATGTCGGACCTGCAGCGCCTCCGGCTCCAGGCGCGGCGCGTCGAGGACGAGCTCGCCGACGCCGAGCAGCTCTCGATCCGCGTCGCGGCGGTGCAGAACGACCCGAACGTCCGGCTCTTCCGCAACCAGGCGATCCTCAGCGCGGATCGCACGTTCGAGATCGCGCTGCGCCAGGTCTATCGCCTGACTCGCGTGTACGAGTACTACACGAGCCAGACCTATCCGGGGCGCGACCGTCTGTTCCAGATTCGCATGGTCGCGCGCGGTGAGGACAACCTCGTCCGCTACATCAACGACCTGCGCGAGCGATTCCTCGGGTTCGAGGAGGAGTTCCGCGCGCCTGCGTCGCGCGTCGAGCGACTCTCGCTGATGGACGACATCTTCCAGATCCCGCGCGTGGACGGCCACGGCGACGAGCTGGACATCAACACGCGACAGACGCTCTTCCGCGAGGCGCTCACGTCCTCGAGCCTGCTCAGCCCCGAGGGCCACGTCGTGATCCCGTTCCAGACGACGCTGGCGCAGGTCTCGCCCTGCACCCGGAACCACAAGATCAACTTCATCGAGGTCTCGATCCTCGGCTCCGGGCTCGGCGACGACGAAGCGACGGTGATGGTCTGGCACGAGGGCACGAGCGTCGTGGAGTCGCTGTACGAGGGGACTCAGTACTACCGACTCCCGCCGGGCCTCTCGATCGCTCAGGCCTACTTCGGCCGCAACAACACGGTCTTCGATCCGTCGGTCTACCGACGCTACGAGTTCCGCGAGCGGCCGTTCCTGAGCACGCAATGGTCGCTCGAGCTCGATCTGCGCGACGAGCCCGACAACCACGATCTCCGACTCGACCGGATCTCGGACGTCTATCTGTACGTCTATTACACGGACTTCACGGATCCGCGGTCGTGTCGCCGGTGATCGTGCGCAGCTGACGCCGCGCGAAAGCGCGCGTCGATCGTCGACAAGAGGCAGCAGGAGAGCGCCAGTCACGACCGTGGCTCGGTGCGCGGATGGGGAGGTGCGACTGTGATGCGAAGACACCTGTGGCTCGCAGTGGGGCTCGTGCTCTCCGTCGCCGGGTGCGGCGACGGAGGAGGGGCCACCTCGTGCGAAGAGTCGAGCGAGTGCGCGCTGCCCGAGGGAGGCGGCGGAGTCTGTCGCGAGGGCACGTGCGGAGCGTGCCAGTCCGACGTGGAGTGCGCGGCTGCGCACGGCGGCGGCTCGACCTGCGACGAGGGCTCGTGCACGGCGCCCATCTGCAGCGGAGATGCCGGCTGCGAGTGCGAGCCCGGTGAATCGGGATGTGCGTGTCGCGCGTCGGGCGCGGCGTGCGACACCGGCCTCGCGTGCATCGCGGGCGTGTGCGAGGCGTGCAGCGCGGGCGCCGAAGGATGCGCGTGCCGCGCCGGTGCCGACGTCTGCGACGACGGTCTCGCGTGCCGCTCGCGGGTGTGCGAGCGATGCGAGCCCGGGACGGCCGGCTGCTCGTGCGACGCGGGCGCGTGCGAAGGCGAGCTCTTGTGCGTCGCGGGGGACTGCCGCGCCGCGGCGACCTGCGCGGATCTCCGCGATGCGGGCCTCTGCCCCGCATCGCAGCGATGCGAGATCGTCGCCGGCGCGCCGACGTGTCTCGACGTGTGCTCGGACGGATATCGCCGCGACGACGCGACCGGTGATTGTGTGATGTGCCCGGAGAGCGGCTGTGCGCCGACGACGTGCGAAGAGTGCACGGCGATGCACCGAGTGTGTGTCTCGGGAGACGTCGTGACGTGCGGCGCGTGCGAGCCCGGATACCGACTCGACGCGAGCGGTGCGTGTGTCGACGAGCGCCTCTGTGGTGACGACGTCTGCCCCGCGGGGTCGATGCCCGATCACCGCGCCGACGGGACCTGCGAGTGCGTCGATCTGATGTGCGGCGCGGGCCAGGCCGAGACGCCGTCCGGGACGTGCGTGACGTGCGATTGCCCGGTGACGGTCGCCGGCCACACCGGCTCGGTCCACCCGCGCGCCAGCGCGACCGGCGGCTGCGTCTGCGAGACGAACGAAGGCTATTACATCCCCGAAGGCGGCGACGCGAGCGCGCGTCCGTGCGACGAAGACGGAGACGGGTGGATCAACACCCGCGCTCGCGATGCCCTGCGCTCGACGGATCCCGCGATCCGCGCCAACGCGCGCTGCACGCTGCAGCTCGCGCGTCGCGTGACGTTGCAGAACGTCTACCAGCAGACCCTGCGCGTGTACCCGTGCGCGACCGGGCTCGCCGTCGGCGCCGACGAGACGGTGTGCACCACGCTCGGCCTCGGCGGTCTCACGCCGATCGAGCTCGTGGAGTCCGATCGCAACGACAGCCCGGATCGTCTCGCGGACGATCTCGATCTCCCGACGTACGGCAACACCGGGCGCCGGCTCGTCGCGTCGGAGATCAACGGCATCACCCGCGCGTGTGTCGGTGAGCGCGCCGACTACGACTTCGACGGAACGCCGGACATCGCGCAGCGCCAGCCGCTTCCTTCGGCGGTGGTCACGAACGATCTGCGGCTGCGCGCGTTCTCGCACTTCGTCGAGCTGCACACGTCGCAGGTCGTCCCCGGCGCCGCGGGCGGCGACGGCGAGCTGGTGATCTCCGAGCGCTCGCGCTGCGAGGCCGACGGCGAGATGGGATTCGCGACGACGTCCGCGTCGACGTGGTGGCGCGACTGCCATCGTGATCGCGACGCGCGCTTCGGGACCGCGGCGGCGCCGCCCGGTCTCGACTTCGCGCAGTGGAGCTGCGACGAAGCGACCGGCGCGTGCGGTCTGCCGATCCCGGCGGTCGGTGCGGCGTCGTCGAGCCCGCGCGAGGCGCCTCAGCACGGCGTGTGCGAGCTCGGATCGGCTGCCGACTGGGGCGCGACGTGGCGCGGCATGGGCCATCACAGCCAGTTCCGGTGCACGCTCGTCGACAGCACCTCGACTGCGCTGCACGCGGTCCCGCTCGCGTCCTTCGTCGGCGCGCCGGGCGCGGAGACGACTGCCTATCTCGAGATGCAGGACTGCACCTGGACCGATCCCGCTGGGCCTCCGGCCTGCACCGCGACGACTCCGACGGAGGGGCGCGTGGGATGGGCGATGGTGCGTCATTCGCCGTCGGTGAGGATCGGCGGCGCGAGCGCGCCCGACGTCCTCGGTTGTGTCGACGAGTCGCGCGCAGCGGCGCCGGTCGGCGCGGGCGATGCGCGCCTGTTGACCGACTGCTACGGGGGCGCGGCGGAAGCGTTCGCGTGGTCGGGCGACGGCTGCGAAGACCTGCCCGCGAGCGCCGGCTCGACCGCGTCGTGGCTCGACCTGCCCGCGGGCGTCACGGCCATCGCGTATCGCGACGCCGGGTGCACCGGTCCGAGCGTGCGCCTCGAGGCGGACACCGACTTCTGCGCTGGCACGCGCTACGACGACGGCACTGGCGTCAACGATCGAATCGGCTCGGTCCGACTGCTCGCGGTCGGCTGGGATCGCGCGCTCTGTCCCGCGGATCCGCCGGGCATCGAGTTCTATTCGGACGGCGATCCGTCGCACTTCGGCCGCTTGCGCTGCGAGTGCACGAGCCCGCTCGTCGGGTATTTCTGGGACGACGACGGCGACGGCATCGGCCGCAACGCGTACGCGGGCGGGCTCACCTGCGTGCCCCCGACCGCGCCTCCGCCGGGCGGCGACGGAACGCGCGGAAGGTGGGTGACGACGAGCGGCGATTGCGACGATGCCAATCGTGGCAACTTCCCCGGCAACACCGACGCTTACGAGGGCAACGACGAGAACTGCGACGGAGTCGACGGATACGTGGATCGACTCGTCTACGTGCGTCCCGACGGCGTCGATTACGTGGGGACGACTCCGGTCACCTGTGGTCTCACTCCCTCGAGCCCGTGCCGCACCCTCTGGCGCGCGATCGCGATCG includes:
- a CDS encoding putative metal-binding motif-containing protein, which translates into the protein MRRHLWLAVGLVLSVAGCGDGGGATSCEESSECALPEGGGGVCREGTCGACQSDVECAAAHGGGSTCDEGSCTAPICSGDAGCECEPGESGCACRASGAACDTGLACIAGVCEACSAGAEGCACRAGADVCDDGLACRSRVCERCEPGTAGCSCDAGACEGELLCVAGDCRAAATCADLRDAGLCPASQRCEIVAGAPTCLDVCSDGYRRDDATGDCVMCPESGCAPTTCEECTAMHRVCVSGDVVTCGACEPGYRLDASGACVDERLCGDDVCPAGSMPDHRADGTCECVDLMCGAGQAETPSGTCVTCDCPVTVAGHTGSVHPRASATGGCVCETNEGYYIPEGGDASARPCDEDGDGWINTRARDALRSTDPAIRANARCTLQLARRVTLQNVYQQTLRVYPCATGLAVGADETVCTTLGLGGLTPIELVESDRNDSPDRLADDLDLPTYGNTGRRLVASEINGITRACVGERADYDFDGTPDIAQRQPLPSAVVTNDLRLRAFSHFVELHTSQVVPGAAGGDGELVISERSRCEADGEMGFATTSASTWWRDCHRDRDARFGTAAAPPGLDFAQWSCDEATGACGLPIPAVGAASSSPREAPQHGVCELGSAADWGATWRGMGHHSQFRCTLVDSTSTALHAVPLASFVGAPGAETTAYLEMQDCTWTDPAGPPACTATTPTEGRVGWAMVRHSPSVRIGGASAPDVLGCVDESRAAAPVGAGDARLLTDCYGGAAEAFAWSGDGCEDLPASAGSTASWLDLPAGVTAIAYRDAGCTGPSVRLEADTDFCAGTRYDDGTGVNDRIGSVRLLAVGWDRALCPADPPGIEFYSDGDPSHFGRLRCECTSPLVGYFWDDDGDGIGRNAYAGGLTCVPPTAPPPGGDGTRGRWVTTSGDCDDANRGNFPGNTDAYEGNDENCDGVDGYVDRLVYVRPDGVDYVGTTPVTCGLTPSSPCRTLWRAIAIARDLDRDVAITVGTHEPPVNSGGATYPSAALTSVLSLGESVRLLGGYSRDFRARTMDAGATVYVDTRERAGRVVGLEVASGTGNLVQSLTIRSQCATCTTPGTSVYGMRVTGSSGLVLDRVRVVAGPGQAGRHGDVGTTGANGSGGGRGENADDDSPNDRGRAGSAGWGCGHGGGRREDQSWTHSCGSGDDDSSGSGGFTGCSGQSAGSSPHGSGGNGGAGQSGNRDPGGAGSAGNPGSNGVNGTSGSAVTIRDGWWVGASGTAGGHGGHGGGGGGGGGGDDCCSGIGHGAGGGGGGGGGCAGGPGGAGSAGGASIALFVMSSSVELRSASLVSQNGGNGGNGGPGGRGGSGGDGGGGGSSSISTFGYGAAGGRGGDGGDAGWGGNGGGGRGGDSWTIYRADGSSSSVTRTGTTMLTRGNGGTGGAGGAASGAGAPAAGPAGANGDSGEQN